AAAAGGGAAATAGGAGAAAAGCGAGTTTACCCGTCTGCCCGCCATAGCCGCATCAACATACTCCTTTTTGAAGTATAAGTCCTCGACCGGCGGCAACTCTTTGGTCCCACCACGGATCTGGCGAGTCAGTTCAGCACACCGAAGTGGATTCAGGACCAACGGAGTCGCCTCGTCGTAAAGGAACTCTACGCGGTCCGGAAAGCGAACTCCTCCCCCCGTCTTCCGCGGAAGCGAACCTCCGCTTCCCGCACCGGTCTCCCTCGCAGAAGACGAAGGGGCTCCCTTACTCGACGGAGATTCACCCCGAGATCCATCTCCGACTTCGGTAGCCGTTTCTCCACTTCTGGAAGGAATCTCGGGAGCTGAAGTCCCATCGTCTTCCGCTGCTTTCTTCTTCGACTTCTTCTTGGGACGCTCCTCAGGCGATCCCCGAGTAGAATCGGCTGGATCGTCTCTTTCCGCATCATCATCCCTTACGGCAGCTGAGGTTTCCCTATCCTCAACAGAAGCCTCCTCGCGAGACCTTTTCTTGCtcccttttttcttcttcttcttagccgCGACTTCAGTGACATTGGCAGAAGATGGCGCCACTTCCAAAGGGACACTCCTGTCCTTGGCTTTGGACTTGTTGGTCTTCTTCTTTGGGGAACTCTGAGCTGGCGGCTCGGAGTTCGCATCTCCGTCTACGGGAACAGGCCTGGCCTCCGAGGCGCCGGCAGAAGACGGTGTCGTCGAGAGCATTTGAAGCTTCCCTTTTAACAAAGCACTCAAGTCGGGAACTCCCTCCATTTTTCTAGCTCGGTTGAGAAGTTTCTGTTGCTTCCGAGTAAATAGGGAAAGACGTGATTTGCGGGGACCGAGTACACAAGGAAGTCTCGATTCCCAATCAACTATACAAGAAAGAGAAATCAGATACGAAGACTACAGAAAGATTCAAGAGCATCTCTCTAATGTAAACAGCCACTTTACCTCTGGCGATCCTAGCTTGTTGTCGACGTATCCACTCCCGACTAAGATCCGGCCACCTGAGATGACTGTGCGTCGCGATCAGTTGAGCGGTTTCAAAGAACTTCTCGGGATAGGCGATCGTATTGGGATGACGAACTGCAAAAGAAAAAGGGAACGTCAGAACCATCGATCAGAATACGAGTAAACAGACAAATTTCTACCAAGTTGCTTATTCCATAAAACGCGATAATCGTCCCCCGGCGGCTCCTCGAAGGCATGCTCGTCGGACTTAATGAAGAAATATGCACGTTGCCAATCCTGCGTCTTGTTGGGATGACCGGTCAAAACGTTGTAACTCGCTCTCATCTTTACCGAGAAGATCCCGTTAGGCTCCGCCTTCGTAAAAGTTAGCTCCTCAAATACTCTCACGCTCATCGAAACATCCATCTCCGCGGCCATAACCATCAACATGACGGCTATGCGCAGCGACCCGTTCAGCAGCTGGGAGATGGCGATATCCCGACGAAACGCGTAAGACGTGATTAGTCTGGGGATTGGGAACTAGAGCTTCGTCTGATCCTTGAAGTAGGATTCATACACGCACTGGTAACCAACCGGTGGCGACCACGGCCGCTGTTCAGCCGAAGGAATAATGAAGGTGACTCCGGCGCCACCACACTCCCTCAGCAATCTCTTCACGGTCTCGTGGGAAGAGCAGGAACTGAGAACGTTTCCCCACGATTGAACTTGCGGGTCGCGTAACGCTTCGGGAGGCAGCGAAGGTAGTTCTTCGAAAATCCCGCCAGGGTGATAAATCACAGGACGGCAGTCTACTTCGTCGAACGGAACACTTCTCGGGGCGGGAAAACGGTCTGACTGGCCGATGCCACCCCTTCGACGAGCCCGTCTCCTAGGCCTTACGACAAGGCTAGGCGCTTCAGAACCACTCGCCTCCCTATCCTCGTTCACAACGTTTTCTTCGGCTTCTTCGCGAAATTGTCTATGGGCGTCAGCGACCAGAAGACGCTGGGAAAGGCTCATATTCTCCGTATCCCGCAGAGCATCACGATGGATTATGTCGAAATCCTCCAACGGACCCCCGTCTGCATCCCTAGCCGGGCTCGGCGAGGTAGCTATGTCTTTCCCTTTTTCTTCGCGCGATAGCCGATTCCCTGGAGCCATATCCTTTCTACTCGGGGAACGACTAAACTAGCTAGACCACTAGCAAAAAACCCTACGCTACGGAAGGcttatctagagagagaaaataaaagtagagagaagggagagaaagtGGAGTACCTGAGCTTGCAGAGAAGAATGACGAAAGCGAAGGAGAGACGcctatttatagcaaaaacgAGGCGCACCCTTCGAAGCGTCATCATTAGGTCTACAAAGGCCTAAATGGGCTTCAAGGGCCGCCTAAATGCCCAAAAACCTACTCGCGACGGTTCGGTTTCTCACCCAAACTGGTTTTCAATCAAGAAACCGGACCAAAATTAATCTCCGGTTCTGGCCCGAACCAACTCAACAGAGTTAACCATCCAAAGACCGCTTGGGCTCTTCATTCGAGGAGTTTACCTCCCGAGTAAAGCATAACGCATCGTGAGAAGACACAACACGGAGCGACCAGATGCGGTACGCGACTAAAACCACACACCGATAAAACGAGCCATCGTCGACATTAGGTCCTATTATATGAACGAACCCGACCCACAAATTCACTGAGACCGACAAGCCGCTCACAAGTGAACTGGGGGGGGacttattgtaggagatggattacatccctccacaaggcccatcatATAACAGGCCCTAGCCCGACAAGGTCGATCGAGCTTAGTCGGCTTAGCGGCTAGAAACGTCAGCTCGACCCTAGAGTACTTTAAGCCGGTCAGCTGAGCCGATCAGCTATACTCGGCTCGGACGAAATAGTATCGAGGCCCACATACTCGGCCTTTGGGCGACAAGGCCCAAAGGATAGGCGCGATTAGGGCATCACGCACAAGGGTACTAtaagagaggaggaggaggcaacGAGAAGAGGACTTTTGGAACAAATCACATACTAAGcggctagatttagggtttcctaaTCATCTCTTTGATCTTGTCGTTTAAACCTCTGATCTTGTCTCCTATCTTTGATCAGTCTTGTAACCCATTGTGTTGAttctaataaaacgtctttagtcACCCCATTTTCTAAGTtcttcattctaatcaaccgaatCCTGTACAAACAATGGCTCTTTGAAAGCAAACACTAGTCTTTTAAAACTCCATCATCTTCACCACCTAACCCTTTACAATTGCGATCTCATAGGAGAGATTCCTTCTTCACTAGGAAACCTTTCTCATCTCAGACATCTTAATATTtctgataataattttttgacaGGTGAAATTCCATCCTCTATAGGAAACCTTTCTTATCTCAGTTTTCTTGACCTCTCTCATAATTATTTAGTAGGTAAAATTCCATCTTCCCTAGGAAACTTGTCCCGTCTCACAGTTCTTGATCTTAGTGACAATCCTAGCTTGATAGGTGAAGTTCCGCCTTCAATTGGCAATCTAAACCAGCTAAAAATTATCAGTTTTTACTCAAatctaacctatactaaaagCAAGATATCAAGCCCTCTAAACGTGTCCACATCAGCTGAAAAAATCAGCCAATTAGAGATCCTTAACTAGCCATGTCATTTAGGTTAAAATATTGAAACAATATTGACTTCAATTGTATTCACTAAAAACTTGATCGATTGGTTTTACTTCGTCTTTATGTTCTCTGGAAAACGTTTTGGTAGTGATCGTAATAAGCACAAGTTTCAGCCAAAACGTTTTGCCTCAACACAATCAGTCTCCGATTTCCCTCCTCTCTTACTAGCCGCTGATGCCGCCTTTCAGATCTCCAATAACCCTCAAACCACCaccaaaaaacataaacataagccGCTTCAAAAACCAGGCCATACTGCGTTAAGACTGATTTCCCTACAATGTTCCATCTCTTCTCTCCTCATACATCTCCACCAACCGCTTTGACTATGTCCTTTCTCCACTGGTTTGTTTCTGATCGATTCTCACGTTTGTGTCTAATATTTTCTTTGGATATGGCGCTTCAGTGTTTTATATATCTAATGAAGTTTTTTTCTCGCTCTCTGTGAAATGTTGTTATGCAGATGGCCCTTCGTATAAGCCGATCTTAGTGGAAGGAAACGGACACTCAGGTTCTACCAGTCTCTGGCTCTGAATTACTCTTACAGGTTGTTTTGAATTTCTtgctttttgttaattttttttcaagattatAGTCTTTTCTGTACAAGAGAATCTTCAATTAAGCTCTAACTTTCTAttccttctttctttctttagttttgtttaatgtgATTCTACTATGAAGTTATGGTTGAGGGCTCCGCTGGTTAACTCTGATGGTGATTCAAAGGATGCTTTCCCAAATAATCTGGTAAGACGTAGGACCAAAATTGATGCAAtgaattgatttttaacctCTAGCCATTAATTTTCATTGTCTTTGCTGAATTTCAGGTTTATGTGCTTAACGGCTGCGTTTTCTGTTTTGCCGTAGGTGTTCTCCATGTGATGTTGAAACGTGGGTTTGCTTTCAGTGTCTACAATATGAACATCCTCTTGGAGGGTTTATGCAAGAATCTGGAATACGACAAAACTGTTACTTTGCTTCTTGAGGTAAAGTTTGAGTTCTCCGCCGCCGGATGCTGTTAGCTACAGCTATGTTATAAGAGGCTTATGCGAGGGGAAATAGTTGTAGAAAGCATTGGAATTGTCGAATGATATGCAAGGCATCCATAATAAGCACTGATATAAGTGTATAACCCTTTCACCACATCGTAATAAACTCAATTTTGAACTCATGTTATTATTCACAAATTAGTCTAATTTGGGTCTGCAGTCGTTTTTAACAAATGCTCAGAGGTTCTATGATGTCATGTTAGTACATAGGATTGCAGTTTGTTGGCGTTTTTGGGCTCTTTTAACCATTGCTAGGtttgagtttaattttaatttttattagataagagTTTGTAAAATGCAGATGGAGAATACAGTTTATGCATTGAATAACAGTATAAACACAAAAGCATATGATAATTTTGACACATAATCTTTCTTGCAACATGCCATCAATTTTGCTGCAAAACATTGGGGTCTTCAGTGCCTTTTACGAGATAAGTGAGTCATATTCTGCTCGACTCTTTGGCTGACTTCACTTGCTTGCCTGTTTCTAAATATGTTGTGTAGCCAGGGGATATCATGCCTCCTCACTGTTACTATGGAATGAAAGCTGAAGCTAAATGTAGAAATAGAGGCCCCGACACTTGAGTCTGAAGGTAAATTTGCATTCCCTATCTTTGCAAAACTTATGTTCAGTGATTGAGTAGTGTGCTTGGTACAGCTCAAGAATACAGAATAAAGCCTGCTTACTTTGTTTCTCATAATCTCCTTCACCAGCTTGAATAGGGGAACACCAAACCCATTTCAACATCGCAGGTATTAAGAAAAATTCTGCAAACTTGGTATCAGAAGCTGCAAAGGTAAAGTTAGCCAATGCAACATCATGTTTGTATTAAGTATTAACTATTTAGTTCACATGAGCACATCATAATAAGATGTCAAGCCATTCTTCAGTATTATATCATaacctttctttctttaaactaaaaaattaaaacgactACCTCTTCTATtaggtttttcttttctttatatatgcGACTAAAAGTAGATGTCACtactatgtttttattttctttttctcttactAGCTTAATTGggtatttttgttgtttattgGTGTATAAGGGTCGTCTGCTCAAGAGATTAAAAATTTCCTTAAGAGATTTGAAGTTGGATCTGGTCCTCTACTTAGGGTTAGTCTcctgattattattttttttactgaagTTGTCTCTTGATTTTTTATCCTTATAAATACTGTAttacttttgaaaatttaattttttcaaaagctTGTAGTGtgttgattgatttttttcatgGTTCTgactggtatatatatatataaatatatatatatatatgcatgccTATACATACACTCTCTTATACTCTTTGTTATACGGTCAAAACAGTGTTCCAACAATGAATTCAATACAATAGAGCACATTGGTAGACTTCTACTCTTCAGTGATCTCTTAAGTTTTCAGAGGTTCAAAGAGTTCTATGCTTCAACCACTATCTCCACTGAGGATGAACCTTACAAAGGTCTTAGTAATCTGGTAAAGTGCTCCAATCTCTTTCATAatgttgtttatatttttatttcttcctCATAACTTCAATTGATCTTGCCGTGCAATGAATGCATGACAATACATGAGTGTTTTCAGTGACTTACGGTCCAACAAGCAAATGACAGTTTTCTTGATAATAAACGAAATCTTAACATTTGAGATCTATATCTTTATCTTTTGCTAAgttttttgttggtttttttttgttgtgactGGACTGGTTTGGTTAGTTAGCCCCTGCAGGAGACTTATTTTCTTACTTGGATGATCTGGCAAATTCATTGGATATTCAGGCTTACATAAGAGAGTGTGTTTGGACAGCCGGAAATTGATTTCCCATCCCAACACCGTCTAGCTAGCTAGCATCAATAGCGTATGACACCGTTAGATTGCCATTAAAAGCAAATccacaaaaaaatgattcatCTCCTTACCACTTCGGTTTTCTCCTTGTGAAATTAATAGAATTTTCTCATATGTATTCACCCTCTTAATGTTTTGTGGTTTTTGGGAATGTTTgtgtttaagtaaaaataagaatttcGTTTCAGCAATTCAAATAATATGTCTATGGTTTTATATCAGGATGTCTACtcatattgttttataaaacaCATATACAGTCAAAAACTGTTAAATACATTACACAAAATCTTGATCTTAATTTGATATGACAAAATAGATAGATTAAGATAATTAAACTATGAACTTTTTtaccaaatacaaaaaaataatatttaatttaagataatgtaataaatttagttaagcgaacattttaaataaatgtcGCAAGTCATActcttaactaaaataaattaacttaCTATTTTTTACATTTAGTTACTATAATTATAGAAATTAGTGCATTCattatagaaaatttattatatttttaatatgtgtgaacaaatgaaaaaattatatttgtggATTAAGGGAGcaataaaaaattcatataatataaatataacaaattaattaaatgattaaaaaagcATTTATTTGAATTTCACTCTTTTTACAATTAACTCAAAACTAAGTGATATAGATAGTCAATTAAAATGGGTTTATCTTCTTATTTGATGCTGTAAAAATGGAGGTCATTGTTGGTTTACTTTAAATAAGTACAAACgacacataaaataataaatgttaaaatgtCAATCATTTTGACACAGAAAATTAATGTTGATCAACAATGTTCTAATTTTCTATTCAGAACATCAACGCAGCTcattttaaagaattatatcaaatacaattcaattatttttttcaaaattacaaCTTAACTACTGATCGCCTCAACAACAAATATTTTGAACAccactaaaattttcaaagcttCGTAAAGAGgaacaaaaaaagttattcACACATGAAGTCAACACTTAACTTAGCATCCTACAATAAATAAAGCTTTCCGTAACAAACAACATTTCAACGACAAAACATCTCATTTACCCATATTTGCAAAAGCTAAACATTCGATATTAActaaaactcattttataatatttaaaattcaaacaacaattaaaattttaagtttttatgtagcaaaaatccgcgcgtagcgcggacaaacGATCTAGTAAACTGAATGGTACCATTCCTAGTTCATTTGCCAATTTGAACAAGCTGTCCTATTTACTTCTCACAGGTAATCAATTCTCCGGTGGAGATTTACCTCTTATACTATCAAATTTAACCAGCTTGTCATATTTTGACATTTCCGATAATCACTTCAAATCCAAGCTTCCATCTAACATGAGTGGACTCCATAACTTGGAGGTATTTAGAGTGAATAGTAACTCTTTAATCGGGAATGTCCCTACATCTCTGTTTACTATTCCTTCCTTAAGACTGGTTTCTTTGAGTGAAAACCAATTAGAGGGACCCTTAGAGTTTGGGAATACATCATTAGCTTCTGAGTTACCATACCTAGACCTTGCTTCTAACAACTTCAACGGACCAATCTCAGAATCTATATCTCGATTTCTCAAACTCGAGTTTATTGATCTTAGCAATAACAGTTTCACTGGGCCAATCCCTGGATCCATGTCCAAATTAGTCTCCCTTGATGATCTAAATCTGTCTTACAATAAGTTGGAAGGTCAAGTACCTAGTTTCTTGTGGAGGATGTCTACCTTGATGCTTTCTCATAATTCTTTCAGTAGTTTCGAGGAATTATCGCAAGCTGTCGTCAATGGAAGTGACTCTGATCATGGTTCAAATTCATTCCAAGGACCAGTCCAATTTGATCTTGGTTCAAATTCACTCCATGGATCATTACCTCGATGGATCTGTAAGCGTACATCATTAGCCTTATTGGATCTGTCAAACAACCATCTCACTGGTTCCATTCCTTCATGTTTGATGAATTGTACTGCTTCTCTTGGCTATATAATTCTAAGAAACAACAACTTGAGTGGATTCCTTCCAGACATCTTTACCAATGCCACCAAGTTACGATCGCTAGACGTTAGCCGTAACCAGTTATCGGGGAAGCTTCCAAAATCTTTGATCAACTGCGAGTCTATGGAATATCTGAATCTGAAAGTAAACAAGTTTAAGGACACGTTTCCATCTTGATTGAGTTCTTTGGGATCATTAAGTGTTTTGTTTCTCGGATCAAATGCATTTTATGGTCCAATCTCTTCACATTTGGGGTTTCAGAGTCTGCGAGTCATTGA
This genomic interval from Brassica napus cultivar Da-Ae chromosome A6, Da-Ae, whole genome shotgun sequence contains the following:
- the LOC125609899 gene encoding meiosis-specific protein ASY2-like, producing MAAEMDVSMSVRVFEELTFTKAEPNGIFSVKMRASYNVLTGHPNKTQDWQRAYFFIKSDEHAFEEPPGDDYRVLWNKQLVRHPNTIAYPEKFFETAQLIATHSHLRWPDLSREWIRRQQARIARVDWESRLPCVLGPRKSRLSLFTRKQQKLLNRARKMEGVPDLSALLKGKLQMLSTTPSSAGASEARPVPVDGDANSEPPAQSSPKKKTNKSKAKDRSVPLEVAPSSANVTEVAAKKKKKKGSKKRSREEASVEDRETSAAVRDDDAERDDPADSTRGSPEERPKKKSKKKAAEDDGTSAPEIPSRSGETATEVGDGSRGESPSSKGAPSSSARETGAGSGGSLPRKTGGGVRFPDRVEFLYDEATPLVLNPLRCAELTRQIRGGTKELPPVEDLYFKKEYVDAAMAGRRSDGSMNYLVEKYDSTLKQTMVQLGASDKLARTRLSVIERLRAENKKAGDKAAKEKEVLRVKFEELEDKLKSDRLAKKDALREKTRLERLVASLEKEKAELEEERDAVVGTLVKERQRLRDSRVQEVTRERIKVQTAMADKSTRCIGKVKGYLDRLMAREKAKNLYGQASGTKKCLEMIKDSGVAIPPSMINIFSEQEKMYEAEVANLYLEPFSEDDFALSPLNLPSRFVNEELMGVLDPYGSNVGLIGHESASQLITSREATEDPIDEPMVDITSALSERTVVPEGTAIEERLDGNDPEETGDAIQTDMGDVAAEDPVLVSSSEEREGDEVGEEETRSSPALVEEMDPILPVSDPPAPVEGLGD
- the LOC125609900 gene encoding receptor-like protein 30, translating into MSGLHNLEVFRVNSNSLIGNVPTSLFTIPSLRLVSLSENQLEGPLEFGNTSLASELPYLDLASNNFNGPISESISRFLKLEFIDLSNNSFTGPIPGSMSKLVSLDDLNLSYNKLEGQVPSFLWRMSTLMLSHNSFSSFEELSQAVVNGSDSDHGSNSFQGPVQFDLGSNSLHGSLPRWICKRTSLALLDLSNNHLTGSIPSCLMNCTASLGYIILRNNNLSGFLPDIFTNATKLRSLDVSRNQLSGKLPKSLINCESMEYLNLKSLRVIDLSNNSFNGTLPQDYFVNWREMASVGEKDGFTSSDGIDTFMEHMGGGIYEDSMDMMYKGVDTEFPLILLMFKAIDFSGNKFTGRIPKSIGMLKELRHVNFSRNAFTGSIPSSLANIKNLEALDLSHNKLSGNIPRDLANLSFVSYLDFSHNLLQGPVPRSTQFQRQHCSSFEDNLGLFGLEDICGPVHATSGDSDQSEEFSSEEAEEALSWKAAAIAFGPGVFCGLVIGYIFFTSHKQTHMVHGKARLNHPGGIISVR